In the Sulfitobacter pacificus genome, one interval contains:
- the pth gene encoding aminoacyl-tRNA hydrolase gives MKLIVGLGNPGGKYARNRHNIGFMALDRIASDHGFGAWKGKHQGSISEGRFGSARAVLLKPETFMNLSGQSVQAAMRFYKLEPADVIVLHDEIDLAPAKVKCKTGGGHAGHNGLRSIHAHIGPDYDRVRLGVGHPGHKDAVPGYVLRDFPKADEEWLDDVLRGISDGAADLAAGDTSKFLNAVAMRVNPPRSGTGTKGPKPAQKQATPPPTTTQPETAEPAKSPMQKLMERFR, from the coding sequence ATGAAACTGATCGTCGGCCTTGGCAATCCGGGCGGGAAATACGCCCGCAATCGCCACAACATCGGCTTTATGGCGCTGGATAGGATTGCATCGGACCACGGGTTTGGCGCATGGAAAGGCAAACATCAGGGCAGCATCAGCGAAGGCCGGTTTGGATCAGCACGCGCCGTCTTGCTGAAACCCGAGACGTTTATGAACCTGTCGGGCCAATCGGTGCAGGCAGCGATGCGGTTTTACAAACTGGAACCGGCTGATGTGATTGTGTTGCACGATGAAATCGATCTGGCCCCGGCGAAGGTGAAGTGCAAAACCGGTGGCGGCCACGCGGGTCACAACGGGTTGCGCTCAATCCATGCTCATATCGGGCCGGATTATGACCGCGTCCGGCTGGGCGTTGGCCACCCCGGACATAAAGACGCCGTGCCGGGGTATGTGCTGCGTGACTTCCCCAAGGCTGATGAGGAATGGCTGGACGATGTGCTGCGCGGCATCAGCGATGGGGCCGCGGATCTGGCGGCAGGTGATACGTCCAAATTTCTGAATGCCGTTGCCATGCGGGTGAACCCGCCCCGTTCTGGCACCGGCACCAAGGGGCCGAAGCCAGCACAGAAACAAGCCACCCCTCCCCCCACCACCACGCAGCCAGAGACCGCCGAACCGGCAAAATCCCCCATGCAAAAATTGATGGAGCGCTTCAGATGA
- a CDS encoding 50S ribosomal protein L25/general stress protein Ctc, with the protein MAGEIPDLIAQERTGTGKGAARQARRDGLVPGIVFGGDVDPLPINLDFNKLLTMLRKGRFKATLFNLKVEGHDDVRVICRDVQRHVVKDLPTHVDFMRLKRTTKINLFINVEVTGEEECVGLKKGGTLNVLRPEIELVVTAADIPESIEIDISALEIGDNLTISDVKLPEGAKPTIDRDFVIAQVSAPSGLASSDDDEDGEEAETEAAEGETAE; encoded by the coding sequence ATGGCCGGAGAGATTCCAGATCTTATCGCCCAGGAACGGACGGGGACAGGCAAGGGCGCCGCTCGTCAGGCACGCCGTGATGGCTTGGTACCGGGAATTGTTTTTGGTGGCGATGTTGACCCGCTGCCGATCAACCTTGATTTCAACAAGCTGCTGACCATGCTGCGCAAGGGCCGCTTTAAGGCGACATTGTTCAACTTGAAAGTTGAAGGCCACGACGACGTGCGTGTTATCTGCCGCGACGTACAGCGCCATGTTGTTAAAGACCTGCCAACGCACGTCGACTTCATGCGTCTGAAGCGCACAACCAAAATCAACCTGTTCATCAACGTCGAAGTGACCGGCGAAGAAGAATGTGTTGGTCTGAAAAAGGGCGGTACATTGAACGTGCTGCGCCCTGAGATCGAACTGGTTGTGACCGCTGCTGATATCCCAGAAAGCATCGAGATCGACATCAGCGCGCTTGAAATCGGCGACAACCTGACAATTTCCGATGTGAAATTGCCAGAAGGTGCCAAGCCGACAATCGATCGTGATTTCGTTATTGCTCAGGTTTCCGCACCTTCCGGTCTGGCCTCTTCCGACGACGATGAAGATGGTGAAGAAGCCGAAACAGAAGCGGCCGAAGGCGAAACCGCTGAATAA